From a region of the Streptacidiphilus albus JL83 genome:
- a CDS encoding trypsin-like serine peptidase, which translates to MAVTQSQVRVLARTLGILVFGICFVLVLDRAAGSGSSGQQRLAGAPLSVPEPASAQVPAILGGKSATPAPVSTSFVGMPMVGALFTAGQAGVPGQHFCTGSVIDSPGGNLIATAAHCLEDPANGSTTIAPFVFVPGYHDGQEPFGTWTPVKVLVDPHWATNSNPDYDIAFAVLREVGHPAARLADVVGSEHISFAARLPAVVSGIGYPSSDDKPIACLNTLTVYQPTQSEFDCAGFTNGSSGGPLLVGVDPATGRGRLVGVIGGYQEGGYTAAISYASVLGPAVQSLYQQATATP; encoded by the coding sequence ATGGCCGTGACGCAGTCGCAGGTGCGTGTCCTCGCCCGGACGCTCGGCATCCTGGTCTTCGGGATCTGCTTCGTCCTGGTTCTCGACCGGGCCGCCGGCAGCGGCAGCAGCGGCCAGCAGCGGCTGGCCGGCGCGCCGCTCTCGGTGCCGGAACCCGCCTCGGCCCAGGTGCCGGCGATCCTCGGCGGAAAGTCGGCCACCCCGGCCCCGGTCAGCACCTCCTTCGTCGGGATGCCGATGGTGGGCGCGTTGTTCACGGCCGGTCAGGCCGGCGTCCCCGGCCAGCACTTCTGCACCGGCAGCGTCATCGACAGCCCGGGCGGCAACCTGATCGCCACCGCCGCGCACTGCCTGGAGGACCCGGCCAACGGCAGCACCACGATCGCCCCCTTCGTCTTCGTCCCCGGCTACCACGACGGCCAGGAGCCCTTCGGCACCTGGACGCCGGTGAAGGTGCTGGTCGACCCGCACTGGGCGACCAACAGCAACCCCGACTACGACATCGCCTTCGCGGTCCTGCGCGAGGTCGGGCACCCGGCGGCCAGGCTGGCCGATGTGGTCGGCTCCGAGCACATCTCCTTCGCGGCCAGGCTGCCCGCCGTGGTCAGCGGGATCGGCTACCCCTCCAGCGACGACAAGCCGATCGCCTGCCTCAACACCCTGACGGTCTACCAGCCCACCCAGTCGGAGTTCGACTGCGCCGGCTTCACCAACGGCAGCAGCGGCGGACCGCTGCTGGTCGGCGTCGACCCGGCCACCGGCCGGGGCAGACTGGTCGGGGTCATAGGGGGTTACCAGGAGGGCGGGTACACCGCCGCGATCTCCTACGCGTCGGTGCTGGGCCCGGCGGTGCAGAGCCTCTACCAGCAGGCCACCGCCACGCCGTAG
- a CDS encoding type II toxin-antitoxin system PemK/MazF family toxin → MHGSSTGPIVVVGILVVVLVVGWGLVRGRRRSVPSGPGRTPAGPPARLPEPREIWWATVPFEDGTGAKDRPCLVLRRGAHSATVLKITSKHHAELPGVIPLPPGTVDDREHRASWLEADESREVPLADFRRRVGPVDPQLWARVRRARA, encoded by the coding sequence ATGCACGGGAGCAGCACGGGGCCGATCGTGGTCGTCGGCATCCTGGTGGTGGTGCTGGTCGTCGGCTGGGGCCTGGTCCGGGGCCGCAGGCGGTCCGTACCCTCCGGCCCGGGGCGGACGCCGGCCGGTCCGCCCGCCCGGCTGCCGGAGCCGCGCGAGATCTGGTGGGCCACGGTGCCGTTCGAGGACGGCACCGGCGCCAAGGACCGGCCCTGCCTGGTGCTGCGCCGGGGCGCGCACAGCGCCACCGTGTTGAAGATCACCAGCAAGCACCACGCCGAACTGCCGGGCGTGATCCCGCTGCCGCCGGGGACGGTCGACGACCGCGAGCACCGGGCCAGCTGGCTGGAGGCGGACGAGTCGCGGGAGGTGCCGCTCGCCGACTTCCGCCGCCGGGTCGGCCCCGTGGACCCGCAGCTCTGGGCCCGGGTCCGCCGGGCCCGGGCCTAG
- a CDS encoding NAD(P)/FAD-dependent oxidoreductase, which produces MVDAHETHVIVGAGLAGAKAAETLRTEGFTGRVILVGEEREHPYERPGLSKNYLAGSTPRADLFVHDSSWYAAHEIELRLDSPATALDRAGRTVALADGSVLPYDRLLLATGSAPRPLEVPGIDLGGVHYLRRLPDSERLRATLQTLGRENGRLLVVGAGWIGLEVAAAARTYGAEVTVVERRSTPLHDALGPELGGFFAHLHEDRGVQFHFGASVTAIEGEDGMVLAAHTDDGDEHPAHAVLVAVGAAPQTALAAAAGLEIADPEDGGGIAVDASLRSSDPLVLAAGDVASALHPLFGRRLRTEHWANALNGGPAAARAMLGQEVVYDRVPYFFSDQYDLGMEYSGHAAPGSYDHVVVRGDAGKREFIAFWQGPDNRVLAGMNVNTWDVANSIQQLVRSARPVDPDRLADPGIPLAEL; this is translated from the coding sequence GTGGTGGACGCACACGAGACCCATGTCATCGTCGGGGCCGGGCTGGCCGGGGCGAAGGCCGCCGAGACCCTCCGCACCGAGGGGTTCACCGGCCGGGTGATCCTGGTCGGCGAGGAACGGGAGCACCCGTACGAGCGGCCCGGTCTGTCCAAGAACTACCTCGCCGGGAGCACCCCGCGGGCGGACCTCTTCGTCCACGACTCCTCGTGGTACGCCGCCCACGAGATCGAGCTGCGGCTCGACTCCCCGGCCACCGCGCTGGACCGGGCGGGGCGGACGGTCGCCCTGGCCGACGGCAGCGTGCTGCCCTACGACCGGCTGCTGCTGGCCACCGGCTCCGCGCCGCGCCCGCTGGAGGTGCCCGGCATCGACCTCGGCGGCGTGCACTACCTGCGCCGGCTCCCCGACTCCGAACGGCTCCGGGCGACCCTGCAGACCCTCGGCCGGGAGAACGGCCGGCTGCTGGTGGTCGGCGCCGGCTGGATCGGCCTCGAAGTCGCGGCGGCGGCCCGCACCTACGGCGCCGAGGTGACCGTGGTCGAACGCCGGTCCACCCCGCTGCACGACGCGCTCGGCCCGGAGCTCGGCGGCTTCTTCGCGCACCTGCACGAGGACCGGGGGGTGCAGTTCCACTTCGGCGCGAGCGTCACCGCGATCGAGGGCGAGGACGGCATGGTGCTCGCGGCCCACACCGACGACGGCGACGAGCACCCCGCCCACGCCGTGCTGGTCGCCGTCGGCGCGGCCCCGCAGACCGCGCTGGCGGCGGCGGCCGGTCTGGAGATCGCCGATCCGGAGGACGGCGGCGGCATCGCCGTGGACGCCTCGCTGCGCAGCTCCGACCCGCTGGTCCTCGCCGCCGGGGACGTCGCCTCCGCGCTGCACCCGCTGTTCGGGCGCCGACTGCGCACCGAGCACTGGGCCAACGCCCTCAACGGCGGCCCGGCCGCCGCCCGCGCCATGCTCGGCCAGGAGGTCGTCTACGACCGGGTGCCGTACTTCTTCTCCGACCAGTACGACCTGGGAATGGAGTACTCCGGCCACGCGGCCCCCGGCTCCTACGACCACGTGGTGGTGCGCGGGGACGCCGGGAAGCGCGAGTTCATCGCCTTCTGGCAGGGGCCGGACAACCGGGTGCTGGCCGGGATGAACGTCAACACCTGGGACGTCGCCAACAGCATCCAGCAGCTCGTCCGCTCCGCCCGCCCGGTCGACCCCGACCGCCTCGCCGACCCCGGCATCCCCCTCGCCGAGCTCTGA
- a CDS encoding deoxyguanosinetriphosphate triphosphohydrolase: MDDTSLVSTQYSAAAQARWVEEPDKRPGRTAFQRDRARVLHSAALRRLAGTTQVVAPLAADFPRTRLTHSLECAQVGRELGAALGCDPDLVETACLSHDIGHPPFGHTGEEALDLAAAACGGFEGNAQSLRILTRLEPKRFADRASGRSVGLNLTRAALDAATKYPWTRGSHPELPHKFGVYEDDLAVFRWLRQGSPDHHRCFEAQVMDWSDDVAYSVHDVEDGLQAGHVVPAALHSPEERAELFRVAARYAPTAEPDEFAEALDRLQAEEWWPRGYDGSARARAAIKDATSQLIGRFCTAAEQATRAEHGPGPLSRYRAGLVVPRGVRLECAVLKAVADRYVMQRDDQERLRGWQRSVIAELAEALVRSAPEGLDPVFRALYEEAADDAGRLRAVVDQIATLTDASAAARHRVLTGTAS; this comes from the coding sequence ATGGACGACACTTCACTGGTCAGCACGCAGTACAGCGCCGCGGCACAGGCTCGCTGGGTGGAGGAGCCGGACAAGCGGCCGGGCCGGACCGCCTTCCAGCGCGACCGCGCCCGGGTGCTCCACTCGGCGGCGCTGCGCCGACTCGCCGGGACCACCCAGGTGGTCGCCCCGCTGGCCGCCGACTTCCCCAGGACCAGGCTGACCCACTCGCTGGAGTGCGCCCAGGTCGGCCGGGAGCTCGGCGCCGCGCTCGGCTGCGACCCGGACCTGGTCGAGACCGCCTGCCTGTCCCACGACATCGGCCACCCGCCCTTCGGCCACACCGGTGAGGAGGCCCTGGACCTCGCCGCGGCGGCCTGCGGCGGCTTCGAGGGGAACGCCCAGAGCCTGCGCATTCTCACCAGGCTCGAACCGAAGCGCTTCGCCGACCGCGCGTCGGGGCGGAGCGTCGGGCTCAACCTCACCCGGGCCGCCCTCGACGCCGCCACCAAGTACCCCTGGACCCGCGGCAGCCACCCCGAACTCCCGCACAAGTTCGGCGTGTACGAGGACGACCTGGCGGTCTTCCGCTGGCTCCGGCAGGGCTCGCCCGACCACCACCGCTGCTTCGAGGCCCAGGTCATGGACTGGTCCGACGACGTCGCCTACTCCGTCCACGACGTCGAGGACGGGCTCCAGGCCGGCCATGTCGTCCCGGCCGCGCTGCACTCGCCGGAGGAGCGGGCCGAGCTGTTCCGGGTCGCCGCCCGCTACGCGCCCACCGCCGAGCCCGACGAGTTCGCGGAGGCCCTGGACCGGCTGCAGGCCGAGGAGTGGTGGCCGCGCGGTTACGACGGCTCGGCCCGGGCCCGGGCCGCGATCAAGGACGCCACCAGCCAGCTGATCGGCCGCTTCTGCACCGCCGCCGAGCAGGCCACCCGGGCCGAGCACGGCCCCGGACCGCTCAGCCGCTACCGGGCCGGTCTGGTGGTGCCGCGCGGCGTCCGGCTGGAGTGCGCCGTGCTCAAGGCCGTCGCCGACCGCTATGTGATGCAGCGCGACGACCAGGAGCGGCTCCGGGGCTGGCAGCGCAGCGTCATCGCGGAACTGGCCGAGGCGCTGGTCCGCAGCGCGCCGGAGGGGCTCGACCCGGTCTTCCGGGCGCTCTACGAGGAGGCCGCGGACGACGCGGGCCGGCTGCGCGCGGTCGTCGACCAGATCGCGACCCTGACCGACGCCTCGGCCGCCGCCCGGCACCGCGTGCTGACCGGCACCGCAAGCTGA
- a CDS encoding NADP-dependent oxidoreductase, which yields MTEQTLPSTGREWHLAARPQGWPVPEDFALVEAPVQAPAAGQILVRNEYLSVDPYMRGRMNDVKSYVPPFRLGAVMDGGAVGRVVASAAKGFAVGDAVLHGLGWREYATLDADKAIRVDDALPLQSYLGVLGMTGLTAYAGLLEVGGFQPGEAVFVSGAAGAVGSMVGQIAKLRGASLVVGSAGSDEKVRMLTEELGFDVAFNYRNGPVAEQLAKAAPEGIDVYFDNVGGEHLEAAIGALRLKGRAVLCGAIAQYNDTTPPVGPRNLALAIGKRLRLEGMLVGDHYALQPAFVAEVGGWMAEGRLVFEETVVEGFDRTVEAFLGLLRGANTGKMLVRVDG from the coding sequence ATGACTGAGCAGACGCTGCCGAGCACCGGTCGTGAGTGGCACCTGGCGGCCCGGCCCCAGGGCTGGCCGGTCCCCGAGGACTTCGCGCTGGTCGAGGCGCCGGTGCAGGCCCCCGCCGCCGGTCAGATCCTGGTCCGCAACGAGTACCTCTCGGTGGACCCCTACATGCGCGGCCGGATGAACGACGTCAAGTCCTATGTGCCACCGTTCCGGCTCGGCGCGGTCATGGACGGCGGCGCGGTCGGCCGGGTCGTCGCCTCGGCGGCCAAGGGCTTCGCCGTGGGCGACGCGGTGCTGCACGGGCTCGGCTGGCGCGAGTACGCCACCCTGGACGCGGACAAGGCGATCCGGGTCGACGACGCGCTGCCGCTCCAGTCCTACCTCGGGGTGCTCGGCATGACCGGGCTGACGGCCTATGCGGGGCTGCTGGAGGTCGGCGGCTTCCAGCCGGGCGAGGCGGTCTTCGTCTCCGGCGCGGCCGGGGCGGTGGGCAGCATGGTCGGCCAGATCGCCAAGCTGCGCGGGGCCTCGCTGGTCGTCGGCAGCGCCGGCTCGGACGAGAAGGTCCGGATGCTGACCGAGGAGCTGGGCTTCGACGTGGCCTTCAACTACCGGAACGGGCCGGTCGCCGAGCAGCTGGCGAAGGCCGCGCCCGAGGGGATCGACGTCTACTTCGACAATGTCGGCGGCGAGCACCTGGAGGCGGCCATCGGCGCGCTGCGGCTGAAGGGCCGCGCGGTGCTCTGCGGCGCCATCGCCCAGTACAACGACACCACGCCGCCGGTCGGGCCGCGCAACCTGGCACTGGCCATCGGCAAGCGGCTGCGGCTGGAGGGCATGCTGGTCGGCGACCACTACGCGCTGCAGCCGGCCTTCGTCGCCGAGGTCGGCGGCTGGATGGCCGAGGGCCGGCTGGTGTTCGAGGAGACCGTGGTCGAGGGCTTCGACCGGACGGTGGAGGCGTTCCTCGGCCTGCTGCGGGGCGCCAACACCGGCAAGATGCTGGTGCGCGTGGACGGCTGA
- a CDS encoding RNA polymerase sigma factor, whose protein sequence is MDGASLDGRSEPEPEPQDPPAEELDAAAADLTAADLTAADLTAAEDADEPSAPALDEGSGPAADLFRQYLREIGRVALLTAVEEVELARQVEAGLFAEEYLNSRPALDDDRLADELDQLVVLGRIAKRRLIEANLRLVVSVAKRYVGRGLTMLDLVQEGNLGLIRAVEKFDYARGYKFSTYATWWIRQAMSRALADQARTIRVPVHVVELINRVVRVQRRLLQEHGCEPTPAEVARVLELSPERIAEVLRLAQEPVSLHAPVGEEDDVALGDLIEDGDAASPVESAAFMLLREHLEAVLSTLGERERKVVQLRYGLVDGRPRTLEEIGRLFGVTRERIRQIESKTLNKLRDHAFADQLRGYLD, encoded by the coding sequence ATGGACGGGGCGTCGCTCGACGGGCGGTCCGAGCCCGAGCCCGAGCCGCAGGATCCGCCGGCCGAGGAGCTGGACGCGGCCGCCGCCGACCTGACCGCCGCCGACCTGACCGCCGCCGACCTGACCGCCGCCGAGGACGCTGACGAACCGTCGGCCCCCGCGCTGGACGAGGGCTCGGGCCCCGCCGCCGACCTCTTCCGCCAGTACCTGCGCGAGATCGGCCGGGTCGCCCTGCTCACCGCCGTGGAGGAGGTCGAGCTGGCCCGCCAGGTCGAGGCCGGCCTCTTCGCCGAGGAGTACCTGAACTCCCGTCCCGCGCTGGACGACGACCGGCTCGCCGACGAGCTGGACCAGCTGGTGGTGCTCGGCCGGATCGCCAAGCGCCGGCTGATCGAGGCCAACCTGCGGCTGGTCGTCTCGGTCGCCAAGCGCTATGTCGGACGCGGACTGACCATGCTCGACCTGGTCCAGGAGGGCAATCTGGGGCTGATCCGGGCGGTCGAGAAGTTCGACTACGCCCGGGGCTACAAGTTCTCCACCTACGCCACCTGGTGGATCCGGCAGGCGATGAGCCGGGCCCTGGCCGACCAGGCCCGGACCATCCGGGTGCCGGTCCATGTGGTCGAGCTGATCAACCGGGTGGTCCGGGTCCAGCGCCGGCTGCTCCAGGAGCACGGCTGCGAGCCGACCCCGGCCGAGGTGGCCCGGGTGCTGGAGCTGTCGCCCGAGCGGATCGCCGAGGTGCTGCGGCTGGCCCAGGAGCCGGTCTCGCTGCACGCCCCGGTCGGCGAGGAGGACGACGTCGCCCTCGGCGACCTGATCGAGGACGGTGACGCCGCCTCCCCGGTCGAGTCGGCCGCGTTCATGCTGCTCCGGGAGCACCTGGAGGCGGTGCTGTCGACGCTGGGCGAGCGCGAGCGCAAGGTGGTCCAGCTCCGCTACGGGCTGGTGGACGGCCGTCCGCGCACCCTGGAGGAGATCGGCCGGCTGTTCGGGGTGACCCGGGAGCGGATCCGGCAGATCGAGTCCAAGACCCTCAACAAGCTCCGCGACCACGCCTTCGCCGACCAGCTGCGCGGCTACCTCGACTGA
- the dnaG gene encoding DNA primase: MAGRIRDEDIEAVRTAARIDAVVGEYVQLTNGGGGQLKGLCPFHDEKSASFYVSPSKGVFSCFGCQEGGDTLGFVMKIEHLSFVEAVERLAAQVGITLHYEGGSYLPGRQQGERTRLLELNRIAATWFTEQLGSPEAEVGRRFLKERGFEAEAAAHFGVGYAPGGFENLTRFLRGRGFTERELLVSGICSEGNRGPMDRFRGRLIWPIREITGEVVGFGARKLREDDKGPKYLNTPETPLYKKSHVLYGIDLAKKDIAKTGRAVVVEGYTDVMACHLAGITTAVATCGTAFAEDHIKILRRLLMDTSTYRGEVVFTFDGDAAGQKAALRAFADDQKFAAKTSIAVSPGGMDPCELRLAQGDEAVRNLIEQPVPLFLFAIRSAVAQHNLETAEGRSAALEQAAPIVAAIKDPSIQHNYAIQLAGMLGTLTGDEQFVVRRISQLARRQRERERAQAQRPGDRRAQPADAAAPAAPPRPAFRLDPRNPAQFVERELLKLALQFPALVAPTFDAYAAEEFPTPPYALVRGAIAAAGGVAAGAAAPDAWSPRVREAAPDDAVRGLITELTVEPVRTRRTADAVYAGTFLVNLRLQAVDRRIADCRAHMQRLGAGASEEQLAAVRDELWQLQQYRQALRDRGAAAL; encoded by the coding sequence GTGGCAGGGCGGATCAGGGACGAGGACATCGAGGCGGTCAGGACCGCAGCGCGGATCGACGCTGTCGTGGGGGAGTACGTCCAGCTCACCAATGGCGGCGGCGGCCAGCTGAAGGGCCTGTGCCCGTTCCACGACGAGAAGTCCGCGTCCTTCTACGTCAGCCCCAGCAAGGGCGTCTTCAGCTGCTTCGGCTGCCAGGAGGGCGGGGACACCCTCGGCTTCGTGATGAAGATCGAGCACCTGTCCTTCGTCGAGGCCGTGGAGCGGCTGGCGGCGCAGGTCGGGATCACCCTCCACTACGAGGGCGGCAGCTACCTGCCCGGGCGTCAGCAGGGCGAGCGGACCCGGCTGCTGGAGCTCAACCGGATCGCCGCGACCTGGTTCACCGAGCAGCTGGGCAGCCCCGAGGCCGAGGTGGGCCGCCGCTTCCTCAAGGAGCGCGGCTTCGAGGCCGAGGCCGCCGCGCACTTCGGCGTGGGCTACGCCCCCGGCGGATTCGAGAACCTGACCCGGTTCCTGCGCGGACGCGGCTTCACCGAGCGCGAGCTGCTGGTCTCCGGCATCTGCTCGGAGGGCAACCGGGGTCCGATGGACCGGTTCCGGGGCCGGCTGATCTGGCCGATCCGCGAGATCACCGGCGAGGTGGTCGGCTTCGGCGCGCGGAAGCTGCGCGAGGACGACAAGGGCCCCAAGTACCTGAACACCCCGGAGACCCCGCTCTACAAGAAGTCGCACGTCCTCTACGGCATCGACCTGGCCAAGAAGGACATCGCCAAGACCGGCCGGGCGGTCGTGGTCGAGGGCTACACCGATGTCATGGCCTGCCACCTGGCGGGGATCACCACCGCCGTGGCGACCTGCGGCACCGCCTTCGCCGAGGACCACATCAAGATCCTCCGTCGGCTGCTGATGGACACCTCGACCTACCGGGGCGAGGTGGTCTTCACCTTCGACGGCGACGCCGCCGGGCAGAAGGCCGCGCTGCGGGCCTTCGCCGACGACCAGAAGTTCGCCGCCAAGACCTCGATCGCGGTCAGCCCCGGCGGCATGGACCCCTGCGAGCTGCGGCTGGCCCAGGGCGACGAGGCCGTCCGCAACCTGATCGAGCAGCCGGTCCCGCTGTTCCTCTTCGCGATCAGGTCGGCCGTCGCCCAGCACAACCTGGAGACCGCCGAGGGTCGTTCGGCCGCGCTGGAGCAGGCCGCGCCGATCGTCGCCGCGATCAAGGACCCGTCGATCCAGCACAACTACGCCATCCAACTCGCCGGCATGCTCGGCACCCTCACCGGCGACGAGCAGTTCGTCGTCCGGCGGATCTCGCAGCTGGCGCGCCGGCAGCGCGAACGCGAGCGGGCACAGGCGCAGCGCCCCGGCGACCGCAGGGCGCAGCCCGCCGACGCCGCCGCCCCGGCCGCGCCGCCGCGCCCCGCCTTCCGGCTGGACCCGCGCAACCCGGCCCAGTTCGTCGAGCGCGAGCTGTTGAAGCTGGCGCTCCAGTTCCCGGCCCTGGTCGCGCCGACCTTCGACGCCTACGCCGCCGAGGAGTTCCCCACGCCGCCGTACGCGCTGGTGCGCGGCGCCATCGCGGCGGCGGGCGGGGTGGCGGCGGGCGCCGCCGCGCCGGACGCCTGGTCGCCCCGGGTGCGCGAGGCCGCGCCGGACGACGCGGTGCGCGGGCTGATCACCGAGCTGACGGTGGAGCCGGTGCGCACCCGCAGGACCGCCGACGCCGTCTACGCGGGCACGTTCCTGGTCAATCTGCGGCTGCAGGCGGTGGACCGCCGGATCGCCGACTGCCGGGCCCACATGCAGCGGCTCGGCGCCGGAGCGAGCGAGGAGCAGCTGGCGGCGGTCCGCGACGAGCTGTGGCAGCTCCAGCAGTACCGGCAGGCCCTCCGCGACCGGGGCGCCGCCGCGCTCTAG
- a CDS encoding FGGY family carbohydrate kinase, giving the protein MAISAGLDCSTQNTKIVVCDSDTGAVLRESRAPHPGIGSGSSVTEIDPQSWLRSLGAAADGGMLEGVRAIGVSAQQQGLIGLDAGGVLVRPALLRADPRAAGAAAQLVAALGGPAAWAEAVGGVPHAGSTVAKLRWLAEHEPQSAKRIAEVVLPHDWLVWQLLGQSARRTTDRGDASGTGYWSPQTGQYRPDLVELALGHEITLPDVLGPASAAGHSPEGLLISAGTGSTMATALGLGLGPGDAVVSVGTSGTVYAVHQEALTDPSGTITSLADATGRHLPQVGTLNAARVLRATAELLGTDAEGLSELALQSTPGSYGLVLLPYLDGERTPHLPQAAGTLAGLRVDSMRPEHLARAAVEGMLCGLADALDRLRERQVPVRRVFLTGSGSRLAAVRAIAPLIFGVPVVVPAPGDYAALGAARQAAWALAGTPQPPQWELPEAVTVDPGEDVAVGEAIRQQYAAVREQMHPGAAAGA; this is encoded by the coding sequence ATGGCGATATCGGCGGGTCTTGACTGCTCCACCCAGAACACCAAGATCGTTGTATGCGACAGCGACACCGGCGCGGTGCTGCGTGAGAGCCGCGCACCGCACCCCGGGATCGGCTCCGGCAGCAGCGTCACCGAGATCGACCCCCAGTCCTGGCTCCGCTCGCTCGGCGCCGCCGCCGACGGCGGCATGCTGGAGGGTGTCCGGGCCATCGGCGTCTCCGCCCAGCAGCAGGGCCTGATCGGTCTGGACGCCGGCGGCGTGCTGGTGCGCCCGGCGCTGCTCCGGGCCGACCCCCGGGCCGCCGGGGCCGCCGCCCAGCTGGTGGCCGCCCTGGGCGGCCCCGCCGCCTGGGCCGAGGCGGTCGGCGGCGTGCCGCACGCCGGCTCGACCGTGGCCAAGCTCCGTTGGCTGGCCGAGCACGAGCCGCAGAGCGCCAAGCGCATCGCCGAGGTGGTGCTCCCGCACGACTGGCTGGTGTGGCAGCTGCTGGGGCAGTCCGCCCGGCGCACCACCGACCGGGGCGACGCCTCCGGCACCGGCTACTGGTCCCCGCAGACCGGACAGTACCGCCCCGACCTGGTGGAGCTGGCCCTCGGCCACGAGATCACCCTTCCGGACGTACTGGGCCCCGCCTCGGCGGCCGGCCACAGCCCCGAGGGCCTGCTGATCTCGGCCGGCACCGGCAGCACCATGGCCACCGCGCTGGGTCTGGGCCTGGGCCCGGGCGACGCCGTGGTCTCGGTCGGCACCAGCGGCACCGTCTACGCCGTCCACCAGGAGGCGCTGACCGACCCCAGCGGCACCATCACCTCGCTCGCCGACGCCACCGGACGGCATCTGCCGCAGGTCGGCACGCTGAACGCGGCCCGGGTGCTGCGGGCCACCGCCGAGCTGCTCGGCACCGACGCCGAGGGGCTGAGCGAGCTGGCGCTGCAGTCCACCCCCGGCTCCTACGGGCTGGTGCTGCTGCCCTACCTGGACGGCGAGCGGACGCCCCATCTGCCGCAGGCCGCCGGGACGCTGGCCGGGCTGCGGGTCGACTCGATGCGTCCGGAGCACCTGGCCCGGGCCGCCGTCGAGGGCATGCTCTGCGGACTCGCGGACGCGCTGGACCGGCTGCGGGAGCGCCAGGTGCCGGTCCGCCGGGTCTTCCTGACCGGCAGCGGCAGCCGGCTCGCGGCCGTCCGGGCCATCGCCCCGCTGATCTTCGGCGTCCCGGTGGTGGTGCCCGCCCCCGGCGACTACGCCGCCCTCGGCGCCGCCCGGCAGGCCGCCTGGGCGCTGGCCGGGACGCCGCAGCCGCCGCAGTGGGAGCTGCCCGAGGCGGTCACGGTCGACCCGGGCGAGGACGTCGCGGTCGGCGAGGCGATCCGGCAGCAGTACGCCGCGGTGCGCGAGCAGATGCACCCGGGCGCGGCGGCGGGGGCCTGA
- a CDS encoding MarR family winged helix-turn-helix transcriptional regulator translates to MPQPQGQQLEEQQPEEQDPITLEVVDLMANLVSLFHKDYEDAAAARALTGAQAKVLGLLRRGPLPMRQIAQTLSCEPSNITGIVDRLEARGLVERQPDPADRRIKRVQATSTGTAAYAELRQSLGLAREPLAALAPAERAELRDLLRRIIEGARRD, encoded by the coding sequence ATGCCGCAACCACAGGGACAGCAACTGGAGGAACAGCAACCGGAGGAGCAGGATCCGATCACCCTGGAGGTGGTCGACCTGATGGCCAACCTGGTCTCGCTGTTCCACAAGGACTACGAGGACGCCGCCGCGGCCCGCGCGCTGACCGGGGCCCAGGCCAAGGTGCTGGGGCTGCTGCGGCGCGGCCCGCTGCCGATGCGGCAGATCGCCCAGACGCTGAGCTGCGAGCCGTCCAACATCACCGGCATCGTCGACCGGCTGGAGGCCCGCGGCCTGGTCGAGCGCCAGCCCGACCCCGCCGACCGCCGGATCAAGCGGGTCCAGGCCACCTCCACCGGCACCGCCGCCTACGCCGAGCTGCGCCAGTCGCTGGGCCTGGCCCGGGAGCCGCTGGCGGCCCTCGCCCCGGCGGAGCGGGCGGAGTTGCGCGACCTGCTGCGCCGGATCATCGAGGGCGCGCGCCGGGACTGA
- a CDS encoding DUF4232 domain-containing protein, translating to MGARRIALAASAVLATGLALTACSSTGGSTSANAAGGASATASAGASAGASSTSAPSTGGSTGGSTGSTGGSTGGSGSTGGSGSTGGSGGGSGSAKGSECTAANLRVTVLGPSGYASDQQPAIAAVHVVNVSASSCTLQGYPGVKVADDQGKSSPVTAGRATGFPATPVTLAPGQLANANLEYNDVNTQGTASATHVCGVQGSQAQVILPDTTTVLQVKVTGGGVDGNTLNICGNALTVQPFAGVPGAND from the coding sequence ATGGGTGCTCGGCGCATCGCTCTCGCGGCCTCGGCGGTACTGGCGACAGGCCTGGCCCTGACCGCGTGCAGCAGCACCGGCGGCTCCACCTCGGCCAATGCCGCGGGCGGGGCTTCTGCGACCGCCTCGGCCGGTGCGAGCGCGGGTGCCTCGTCCACCTCGGCCCCGTCCACCGGCGGCAGCACGGGCGGCTCCACCGGCTCCACCGGTGGCAGCACGGGCGGCTCCGGCTCCACCGGCGGCTCCGGCTCCACGGGCGGTTCCGGCGGCGGCTCGGGCAGCGCGAAGGGCAGCGAATGCACTGCGGCGAACCTCCGGGTCACCGTCCTCGGCCCCTCCGGGTACGCGAGCGACCAGCAGCCGGCCATCGCGGCCGTCCACGTGGTCAACGTCTCCGCGTCCAGCTGCACCCTGCAGGGCTACCCGGGGGTCAAGGTCGCCGACGACCAGGGCAAGAGCAGCCCGGTCACGGCCGGCCGCGCCACCGGCTTCCCGGCGACCCCGGTGACCCTGGCGCCCGGTCAGCTCGCCAACGCCAACCTTGAGTACAACGACGTCAACACCCAGGGCACGGCCTCGGCCACGCACGTCTGCGGAGTACAGGGTTCCCAGGCGCAGGTGATCCTGCCCGACACCACCACGGTGCTCCAGGTGAAGGTCACCGGCGGCGGCGTCGACGGGAACACGCTGAACATCTGCGGCAACGCGCTCACGGTGCAGCCCTTCGCGGGCGTCCCCGGCGCGAACGACTGA